In Bacillota bacterium, the sequence CCATCGAACCAAGTGTTCTCCACCTTTCCGAAGGCTTCCTTCTCCCGGTAGAACACCTTCATCTGCGGGCCGGCGGTACCGGTTCTGCCAAAGACAATCCTGCCGTCTGCCAGCAACTCGCGGAATGAGGCCTCGTTCTGTCGCCAGCACCTTCCCGGAGGGGGCCAGTGTTCCACACCGGTTGTGGGGTTCACAATGGGGTAGGTGAGGTTGGGCCTGATATTCGGCGCGTCGAACGGGTCGGCCTTCCAAGGCCCCCTTGGGTCGCCATCGGGATTTGAGAACCTGCGCGGGTCAAGCGGAAGAGGGTAGGCCGCGAACCCCGGGACAGAGTTCCACCGGCTGGCGTTCGCCCCCTTTAGCCTGCGGTCAGAGCGCCTGCGGTTCTTAGCATAGACCGTGATGTACTCGTGGCTCACGCTGATGTCTGTATCGTTCTGTACCGACTGCCTCGACTGCCACACGATCTGGGCTACGAAGTTGTCCTCACCGAAGATCTCGTTCATGATCATCCTCAGGTGATGGACCTCATGGTCGTCGATGCTCACGAAGATGACACCATCATCCCGCAGAAGCTCCCAGGCAACCGCAAGACGTGGGTACATCACTGAAAGCCACGCCCACCGGTCCCCGAAGTTGTCAGCGTAGACGAACTCGCGCCGGGCGTTGTATGGGGGATCGATGTAGATCATCTTAACCGCGGAGCAGTGAGTCTCCCGCAGGAGTTTCAAGGCTTCCAGGTTGTCGCCTTCGATGAACATGTGTCGCGCGTCCCGAGACCCGGGGGGGTCCACGGATACCGGGACCAACACCGATCGCGCGGGCTCTCCGGCCGCCGCGACTGCGGCTTGCTTGCCAGGCCAGGTGAAGGAGTACTCTTCAGGTCCCTGCTGCCCAACGCCTTGGGCCTTCTGGCCCGTGACCAACTTCAGGTTGCTCTCAGAGCGCATGAGGAGTCCTCCTCTCAGTGCCTCAAGCTTCCTCTCGCCCTTCCGCCAGTTCCTCCTCGAGTCTCTCCCTCTCGCTCATTCGGTGAGCGTTGTAGCGTTTGAGCACTCGGACCGTGGCGCAGTTGACGAAGATGGAATTGAGCCCCGCGTAGGTTGCGAGCCCCAGGATCATCAGAAACCCCGCTGCCCGGAACCCGAGGAGGAGGAGGACGGTGGGCAGCACGCCCAGAAGAAAGAGGGCCGCGGCGATGGTGACAGTGGCCAAAGTATAGGCGGGGTTGTCCAGCACGAGCAGGGCGGACCTGCGGATCGCCGTAGGGACCCCTACGTCCTGTTCCACCATGAGCGGGTAGACGTAAACACACACCGACCAGATAAATATGGCCAGATAAACCCAGATTCCGGAGAGCATCATCACCCACGTCGCTCTCACGGTGAACACGAGGGAGATGTCGAGAGCCAGCACCACGAGGACCACAGACTGGACCGCACCTAGCATGGCGGCCCTGAGCCAGAAGCGCCCAAACCCACGGAGGAGATCCCGGGGTCCTGCATCTTCTTTGTGCACTGCCAGGTTTCCGGCGTAAGTGACTGCCGCGGTGAGAGGTGCGACTATCGCGACGAATACAGGCAGGCTCATGGGCGAGAGCCCGAGCCCCAGAATAACCGCGAACATGGCCGGGAAGTACCAGGCTATGCTCATGACGAGCACCATTCCCAGCCTCTCGTAACTGGCGCCCAGGGCTCTGCCGAAGGCTCTGAGGGCTTCACCGGCCGACAGACGTGGCACCCTGCTACATCCTTTCCGGAGCACTGATCCCCATTATTGTCAGGGCATTCGCGAACACGGTCTTCGCCGCATCCACAAGCGCGAGCCTCGCCCGGGTCAAGTCTTCCTCAGGCCCGATCACCCGGCATTCCGTGTACCAGCTGTGGAACAGGCCCGCGAGGTCCAGGGCGTATCTTGCGAGCCTGCTCGGAGCGCGTTCAGCAGCGGCGGACAGAATCTCGTCGGGATATGCCGCCATTTTCTTGATCAGCTCGATCTCGGTCTGATGCGTCAGGGGCGAGAGGTCCGGGTCAGCCCAGGTCTCGGGGGGGACCCCTGCGACCTCCGCCTGCCGGAATATGCTGCACGAACGGGCGTGGGCATACTGGATGTACCACACCGGGTTGTCCATGGTCTGCGCCCGGGCCAAGTCCAGGTCAAATTCCAGGTGGGATGAAGTGTTCCTCATGATGAAGAAGTAACGCGCGGCATCTTTGGGGACTTCCTCGAGCAAGTCATCCATGGTTATGAATTCCCCGGCACGCTTGGACATCTTGACCGGCTGTCCCTCACGCATGAGCGTGACCAGCTGGAGTATCAGCACCTCTAGGGTTCCTTTGGGGTACCCGAATGAGGATATTCCTGCCTGCATCCTACCCTCGTAGCCGTGGTGGTCGGGGCCGAGGATGTCGATGAGTTTCGTGAACCCTCGGACCAGCTTGTCCTTGTGGTAGGCCAGGTCGGGCGCGACGTAGGTGTAAGCACCGTCGCTCTTTACGAGGACCCGGTCTTTGTCGTCCCCGAAGGCGGTTGACCTGAACCACAGGGCGCCCTCGGACTCATAGGTGTGCCCGGATTCCGTCATGCTGGCGATCAGGGCCTCGACCGCCCCCGCCCGCCTCAATTCCCTCTCGGAAAACCACCGGTCGAAGACGACCCCATATGCCTCTAGGGATTTCCGCTGCCAGGCCAGGATCCTGGTCAAGGCGAATTCGCGGAAGAACTCCCGTGCCTGATCCGGGCCCATCTTATCGATCTCCGGGCCGTGGGCCTCCAGTGCAGCCTGGGCTACATCCCGCACGTACTCTCCCCTGTACCCGTTCTCCGGAAATGGGTAGTCCTTGCCTGTAAGCTCCATGTAACGTGCATACACCGATTCTCCCAGGATGTCTACTTGGTTCCCGGCGTCATTGATGTAGAACTCGCTGGCCGCGTCGTAGCCCGCCGCCCGGAACAGCCTGACCAGAGTATCCCCTACCGCGGCCGCCCTCGCGTTGACAACGTTGAGAGGGCCTACCGGGTTCGCGGACACAAACTCGACAAGGACCTTCTCGCCCCGGCCATGATCGGAGCTGCCGTAACGGGGCCCCATCGACCTCACCAGCCGCACAGTCTCATGCAGCCAGGCGGGGTTGAGGCGGAAGTTCACAAAGCCGGGCCCTGCGACTTCCGCGGACTCTATATAGCCCTTCTCGGGCGAGGCCATTATCTCCCTGACGATGAGGTTCGCGAGGTCCCTCGGAGCACGCTTTGCGGCACGCGCCAGAGACAGGGCTATTGTGGTGGCGAACTCGCCGAACTTCGGATCCTTTGGGACTTCGAGTGTGGGCTCGACGGGCACATCTGGAGGGATGTGACCCGCTTGCTTCAGATTGTTCACGGCGTTCTCGATTGAAGTGGAGATGTGTTGTCTCAGCTTGTCCATGATGTTCTGTGTCAAAACGTCCTCACCTTGCCTTTGAAGGCAGTATTCCGCGCCTCGCGCGGGAAATCCTCCTGGTTGAAAGCCTCCAGGCCTCAGGTTTACAGCCCTCCAGACCAAATGTATAATTGGCTCAGCATACTGGCACGCAGCAGAGTGCGCCCGGTCTCGGAGGTCGGTTCCTTGCTCGGCAGCACTTGGGATACGGAACTCAGGTTCGAATCTGTGTCAAAGTCTTTCGGAGAACGGAGGGTTCTCCGAGAGGTTTCGGCTTCGATACGGACAGGCCAGATCCTTGCAGTTGCAGGCCCGAACGGCTCAGGCAAATCCACGCTCCTCAGGATAGCCGCTGGGCTCTTGCATCCATCTTCCGGCCGAGTGCGGCTCATCCGGGGCGGGACCGACGCCTCATCATCGGCTCGGCGTGCTCTAATCGGGATGGTGTCCCCTGATCTCACTTTGTATGACGAACTCTCCGCTCTTGAGAACTTGAGATTCTTCGCCCGGGTCAGGCAGATCGACGATTCCACTCAGCGCCTCTTGGCTCTATTGGACTTGGTCGGACTGGCCGGAAGACATCACGACCTTACCGGGTCCTACTCATCCGGGATGAAGCAGCGGTTGCGGTACGCGTTTGCCCTTCTGCACAATCCGCCTGTGCTATTACTGGACGAGCCCACGGCGAACCTAGATGAGGCCGGGGCGGCGCTGGTCCGAAGGCTCATCGATGAGAGAAAGCAGCCTTCCTGTGTCGTGCTGGCATCGAACGAACCGGAGGAGGTGGCCCTGGGCGATGTCGTGGTACGGCTTGGTTCGTGAGGTCCTCGCCGTCCTCGACAAGGACGTGAGGTCCGAGTTCCGAACTAGATACGCGGCAAACTCCATCGCGTTGTTCGCTGTGACCGCCCTGGCTGTAGTCAGCTTCTCGGTCACCCCCTACTCCCTGGACGCTGACGTCCGGGCGGCGTTTCTATGGATCGTCCTGTTCTTCTCTGCCATGACCGGGCTCTCGCGGTCGTTTGTTCGGGAGGAAGAGTCTCGCACGGCGATGGCCCTCAGGCTGGCGTGCCTACCAAATGCCGTCTATCTGGGCAAGCTCCTTTTCAACATAGGCCTCCTCGGCGCGATCGAGACCATCGTCGTCCCACTCTTCTTCGTATTGATGGATACCACCCCTGGGCACATCGGGCTGTTCCTCGCGGCCTTGGTATTTGGGACTATCGCCCTCGCGGCGTCGACCACAATCGTCGCGGCCATCATTTCGCGGGCGAATGCCAAGGGCGCCCTCTTTGCGGTCCTCTCTTTCCCGCTGGCCCTTCCGGGGCTTGGGGCGTCCATCCGGGCAAC encodes:
- a CDS encoding site-specific DNA-methyltransferase, which encodes MRSESNLKLVTGQKAQGVGQQGPEEYSFTWPGKQAAVAAAGEPARSVLVPVSVDPPGSRDARHMFIEGDNLEALKLLRETHCSAVKMIYIDPPYNARREFVYADNFGDRWAWLSVMYPRLAVAWELLRDDGVIFVSIDDHEVHHLRMIMNEIFGEDNFVAQIVWQSRQSVQNDTDISVSHEYITVYAKNRRRSDRRLKGANASRWNSVPGFAAYPLPLDPRRFSNPDGDPRGPWKADPFDAPNIRPNLTYPIVNPTTGVEHWPPPGRCWRQNEASFRELLADGRIVFGRTGTAGPQMKVFYREKEAFGKVENTWFDGARHGTAARGTREIQELFDGRAVFDSPKPTALIRSLLRIATRGEDIVLDFFAGSCTTAHAVLNQNREDGGGRRCMCIQAPEPTSASSTARQMGYNTIAEIGLERIRRVIDRMTSAGADPGALAFQVLRLKDRAE
- the argS gene encoding arginine--tRNA ligase; this encodes MTQNIMDKLRQHISTSIENAVNNLKQAGHIPPDVPVEPTLEVPKDPKFGEFATTIALSLARAAKRAPRDLANLIVREIMASPEKGYIESAEVAGPGFVNFRLNPAWLHETVRLVRSMGPRYGSSDHGRGEKVLVEFVSANPVGPLNVVNARAAAVGDTLVRLFRAAGYDAASEFYINDAGNQVDILGESVYARYMELTGKDYPFPENGYRGEYVRDVAQAALEAHGPEIDKMGPDQAREFFREFALTRILAWQRKSLEAYGVVFDRWFSERELRRAGAVEALIASMTESGHTYESEGALWFRSTAFGDDKDRVLVKSDGAYTYVAPDLAYHKDKLVRGFTKLIDILGPDHHGYEGRMQAGISSFGYPKGTLEVLILQLVTLMREGQPVKMSKRAGEFITMDDLLEEVPKDAARYFFIMRNTSSHLEFDLDLARAQTMDNPVWYIQYAHARSCSIFRQAEVAGVPPETWADPDLSPLTHQTEIELIKKMAAYPDEILSAAAERAPSRLARYALDLAGLFHSWYTECRVIGPEEDLTRARLALVDAAKTVFANALTIMGISAPERM
- a CDS encoding ABC transporter ATP-binding protein — encoded protein: MLGSTWDTELRFESVSKSFGERRVLREVSASIRTGQILAVAGPNGSGKSTLLRIAAGLLHPSSGRVRLIRGGTDASSSARRALIGMVSPDLTLYDELSALENLRFFARVRQIDDSTQRLLALLDLVGLAGRHHDLTGSYSSGMKQRLRYAFALLHNPPVLLLDEPTANLDEAGAALVRRLIDERKQPSCVVLASNEPEEVALGDVVVRLGS
- a CDS encoding heme exporter protein CcmB translates to MSWYGLVREVLAVLDKDVRSEFRTRYAANSIALFAVTALAVVSFSVTPYSLDADVRAAFLWIVLFFSAMTGLSRSFVREEESRTAMALRLACLPNAVYLGKLLFNIGLLGAIETIVVPLFFVLMDTTPGHIGLFLAALVFGTIALAASTTIVAAIISRANAKGALFAVLSFPLALPGLGASIRATVVAFSGGGLPQAAGDIRLLIGHGVIMMALSLLLFEFVWND